The following proteins are encoded in a genomic region of Colletotrichum higginsianum IMI 349063 chromosome 9, whole genome shotgun sequence:
- a CDS encoding thiol-specific monooxygenase yields MSPEDKELNVDRVAVIGAGPCGLAAAKYLLAENKFSKVQVFEQRDTVGGVWTYSPLNVVDGDFTIPRTRPTRNPDTAVAVEGRAAKQFVSPVYDHLETNIPHTLMNYSDRKFPADASLFPSHQVVKKYLEGYAEELRPVISLSTQVLSVNKTSDATGGGGGGGWEVETRDLGTDETTRARFDAVLVASGHYNDPFIPDIPGLADFDKAHPGSITHSKFYRNAAQYKDKKVIIVGNSASGIDLSAQISAVCALPVIVSEKTVPNAPAEDRSSWAKTTPEIAEFIPDGRRVRFADGTVETGIDAVVFCTGYFYSFPFLRDLSPPVVTDGARARGLYEHLLYAHDPTLAFAGVPQRIVPFPVSEAQAAYVARAWSGRLALPGRDEMAAWEAAALAEKGEGKTLHNLAFPRDLEYINRLHARSLAAERRPGLDNDGAGKIPPFWDDEKRWTRERFPLIKLASRKLGERRHEVTTLEQLGFDYKAWKAGVDEEEKLFHNSVLTQRCPPNTSAEQKDPIILTPGKGGAFERVDAQFRNFISSDPSAKFPAEKGRYALYVSPGCPWCHRVMIVRALKGLQDVVDLYTCAVFMGKEGWHFDDGPEAAAIGVLPEDPVYGFKTIRELYRKASPGYDGRVTVPVLWDKKTHALVSNESSEIIRMLSAEFDPLLPAADRECNRPGGGLYPEALRAEIDSVNDWVYHAVNNGVYKCGFAFSQAAYDESVEALFAALDRLEDLLKDRPFLLGDHVTEADVRLFPTLARFDVAYATVFMCNLGTIRGDYPNLHRWLRRLYWDRGAGTRGGAFFDTTATWLPLYKAGYAQGRARVLGISGPVIVPKGPRVLIHGLEDEERLAF; encoded by the exons ATGTCCCCCGAGGACAAAGAGCTCAACGTCGACCGggtcgccgtcatcggcgccggacCCTgcggcctggccgccgccaa gtacctcctcgccgagaacAAGTTCTCAAAGGTGCAGGTCTTCGAGCAGAGGGacaccgtcggcggcgtgtGGACCTACAGCCccctcaacgtcgtcgacggcgacttcACTATCCCGCGGACGCGGCCCACCCGCAACCCGGAcacggccgtcgccgtcgagggccgcgCCGCCAAGCAGTTCGTCTCCCCCGTCTACGACCACCTCGAGACCAACATCCCGCACACCCTCATGAACTACTCGGACCGCAAGTtccccgccgacgcctcgCTGTTCCCGTCCCACCAGGTCGTCAAGAAGTACCTTGAGGGAtacgccgaggagctgcggcCCGTCATCTCGCTGTCCACCCAGGTGCTGTCCGTCAACAAGACATCGGAcgccaccggcggcggcggcggtggcggctgGGAGGTGGAGACGCGGGACCTCGGAACGGATGAGACGACCAGGGCCCGGTTCGACGCCGTGCTGGTCGCGAGCGGTCACTACAACGACCCTTTCATCCCTGACATCCCCGGCCTGGCCGACTTCGACAAGGCTCACCCGGGATCCATCACACATTCCAAGTTCTACCGGAACGCGGCACAGTACAAGGACAAG aaagtcatcatcgtcggcaaCTCGGCTTCCGGCATCGACCTGAGCGCGCAGATCTCGGCGGTCTGCGCCCTGCCCGTCATTGTCTCCGAGAAGACGGTCCCCAACGCCCCGGCCGAGGACCGCTCGTCGTGGGCCAAGACGACTCCGGAGATCGCCGAGTTCATCCCGGACGGCCGCCGGGTCCgcttcgccgacggcaccgtcgagaCGGGCAtcgatgccgtcgtcttctGCACGGGCTACTTCTACagcttccccttcctccgcGACCTCTCGCcgcccgtcgtcaccgacggcgcccgcgcccgcggccTCTACGAGCACCTCCTCTACGCCCACGACCCGACCCTCGCTttcgccggcgtcccgcAGCGCATCGTCCCGTTCCCCGTCtccgaggcccaggccgcctACGTCGCGCGCGCCTGGTCGGGCCGCCTGGCGCTCCCGGGCCgcgacgagatggcggcgtgggaggcggcggcgctcgccgagaagggcgagggcaAGACGCTGCACAACCTCGCGTTCCCGAGGGACCTCGAGTACATCAACAGGCTGCACGCGCGCAGCCTCGCGGCCGAGAGGCGGCCCGGcctcgacaacgacggcgccggcaagaTCCCGCCGTTctgggacgacgagaagaggTGGACGCGGGAGCGGTTCCCGCTCATCAAGTTGGCGTCGCGCAAGCTGGGCGAGAGGCGGCACGAGGTGACGACGCTGGAGCAGCTCGGCTTCGACTACAAGGCGTGGAAGGCCggcgtggacgaggaggagaagctgtT CCACAACTCAGTTCTCACACAACGTTGCCCCCCTAACACGTCCGCCGAGCAGAAAGATCCCATCATCTTGACCCCGGGCAAGGGCGGTGCCTTTGAGCGTGTCGACGCCCAGTTCCGCAACTTCATCTCCAGCGACCCCAGCGCCAAGTTTCCGGCCGAGAAGGGCCGCTATGCGCTCTACGTCAGCCCGGGATGCCCATGG tgcCACCGCGTCATGATCGTCCGCGCCCTCAAGGGCCTACAAGACGTCGTGGACCTCTACACCTGCGCAGTGTTCATGGGCAAGGAGGGTTGGCACTTCGACGACGGtcccgaggccgccgccatcggcgtccTGCCCGAGGACCCCGTCTACGGCTTCAAGACCATCAGGGAGCTCTACCGCAAGGCCAGCCCGGGCTATGATGGCCGCGTCACCGTCCCCGTCCTCTGGGACAAGAAGACGCACGCGCTCGTCAGCAACGAGTCGAGCGAGATCATCCGCATGCTATCCGCCGAGTTcgaccccctcctccccgcgGCCGACCGCGAGTGCAACAggcccggcggcgggctgtACCCGGAGGCCCTGCGGGCCGAGATCGACAGCGTCAACGACTGGGTCTACCACGCCGTCAACAACGGCGTCTACAAGTGCGGCTTCGCCTTCAGCCAGGCCGCCTACGACGAGAGCGTCGAGGCCCTGTTCGCGGCGCTCGACCGgctcgaggacctcctcAAGGACCGGCcgttcctcctcggcgaccacgtcaccgaggccgacgtccGGCTGTTCCCGACCCTCGCGCGCTTCGACGTCGCCTACGCCACGGTCTTCATGTGCAACCTGGGCACGATCCGCGGCGACTACCCGAACCTCCACCGGTGGCTGAGACGGCTGTACTGGGACCGCGGCGCGGGCACGCGCGGGGGGGCCTTCTTCGACACGACCGCGACCTGGCTGCCGTTGTACAAGGCGGGCTACGCCCAAGGGCGGGCGAGGGTATTGGGGATCAGCGGGCCCGTCATCGTCCCCAAGGGCCCGCGGGTTCTGATACACGgcctggaagacgaggagaggCTGGCGTTCTGA
- a CDS encoding Alpha beta hydrolase fold protein, which yields MFEGFQPFTVTTQASPTVTTFGIKSGDSSSPLPPLLLLHGCPQSHHIWHRVAEQVVDRYTVVAVDIRGYGRSSKPEGVESYAKSAMARDCVTVMDHLGYAGRPFFVCAHDRGARVAHKLCVDSPDRVRAAVLLDICPTLVMYKTTDFRFARAYFHWFFFIQQAPLPEELIGASPKRFAELFMLGRDPRSLAVFGQDNFDYYVSVLEQPEAVHAMCNDYRASATLDLDEAEADLAAGRLIRSPLLVLWGKQGVIEECFDAVKEWQAVTSEDISVKGYSVESGHYIPEQAPDDVVKAITEFLV from the coding sequence aTGTTTGAAGGCTTCCAACCGTTCACCGTCACCACGcaggcctcgccgacggtgaCCACCTTCGGCATCAAGAGCGGCgactcgtcctcgccgctgccgcccctcctcctcctccacggcTGCCCCCAGAGCCACCACATATGGCACCGCGTGgccgagcaggtcgtcgaccggtacaccgtcgtcgccgtcgacatccGCGGCTACGGCCGCTCCTCGAagcccgagggcgtcgagtcCTACGCCAAGAGCGCCATGGCCCGCGACTGCGTGACCGTCATGGACCACCTCGGCTACGCCGGCAGGCCCTTCTTCGTCTGCGCCCACGACCGcggcgcccgcgtcgcccACAAGCTCTGCGTCGACAGCCCCGACCGtgtccgcgccgccgtcctcctcgacatcTGCCCGACGCTCGTCATGTACAAGACGACCGACTTCCGCTTCGCCCGCGCCTACTTCCACTGgttcttcttcatccagcaggcgccCCTGCCCGAGGAGCTCATCGGCGCGTCGCCCAAACGCTTCGCCGAGCTGTTCATGCTCGGCCGCGACCCGCGCTcgctcgccgtcttcggccagGACAACTTCGACTACTACGTCAGCGTGCTGGAGCAGCCCGAGGCGGTGCACGCCATGTGCAACGACTACCGCGCGAGCGCGACgctggacctcgacgaggccgaggccgacctcgccgccgggcgCCTGATCCGGTCCCCGCTGCTGGTGCTCTGGGGCAAGCAGGGCGTCATCGAGGAGTgcttcgacgccgtcaaggagtGGCAGGCCGTCACGAGCGAGGACATCTCGGTGAAGGGGTACAGCGTCGAGTCCGGCCACTACATCCCGGAGCAGGCGCCGGACGACGTTGTCAAGGCCATCACCGAGTTCCTGGTTTAG
- a CDS encoding Major facilitator superfamily transporter: MAHLDVNASNAVKAVNPVGRGDDKDGISTASASASGAAAADTKPEPPQPPQEAGWFHWHEPGTSPEEKKLIFKLDWFLLSFGCLMYFIKQLDQNNISNAYVSGMSEELGFGPGNELSWMNTYFNVGTIVGGSFANLVITVVRPRFWLTGCLFTWSLFVLFLFKCQSAHQFYVLRFFIGLFESAAWPGVMYVLGSWYRKSELSRRSGLFVMSGVLGQMFSGYLQSALYTGMGGKGGLSAWRWLFIFDFILAIPVVVYGVICFPDTPHTTNAFYLSEWERQRARERIEEEGRKPVGKMNWSVVARVFGSWQVYAFTAAYCFWTLTCGSYIIQYFTLYLKSTKMYTVPEINNIPTCVGAVNFVFMVSTGYVSDKIGRRGPVCFAVGCLLTFVYAVLAAWTVPHTLRVAVFVLAGCYGCYTPLLAGWTNEACGGDQQKRAFVLGFMVSVGQAVVIPFQQLQMPSGQAPAFAKTHGWESALAFVVALTVWTGVGLPFLQKWRESKVQVGTHESDSDEA; this comes from the exons ATGGCGCACCTCGACGTCAACGCCTCCAACGCCGTTAAGGCTGTCAACCCCGTCGGCCGGGGCGACGACAAAGACGGCATCTCAActgcctccgcctccgcctccggtgccgccgccgccgataCCAAGCCGGAGCCCCCACAACCGCCGCAGGAGGCCGGATGGTTCCACTGGCACGAGCCCGGCACGTcgcccgaggagaagaagctgatTTTCAAGCTCGACTGGTTCCTGCTGTCCTTTGGCTGTCTCATGTACTTTATCAAACAG CTCGACCAAAACAACATCTCCAACGCCTACGTGTCCGGCATgtccgaggagctcggcttcggcccCGGCAACGAGCTCTCGTGGATGAACACCTACTTCAACGTcggcaccatcgtcggcggctccTTCGCCAACCTCGTCATCACCGTCGTCCGCCCGCGCTTCTGGCTGACCGGCTGCCTCTTCACCTGGTCCCTCTTCGtgctcttcctcttcaagtGCCAGAGCGCCCACCAGTTCTACGTCCTGCGCTTCTTCATCGGCCTCTTCGAGTCCGCCGCCTGGCCTGGCGTCATGTACGTCCTCGGCTCCTGGTACCGCAAGAGCGAGCTGTCGCGCCGCTCGGGGCTGTTTGTCATGagcggcgtcctcggccagaTGTTCTCGGGCTACCTGCAATCCGCTCTTTACACAGGAAtgggcggcaagggcggGCTGTCGGCGTGGCGCTGGCTGTTCATCTTTGACTTTatcctcgccatccccgTCGTGGTGTACGGCGTT ATCTGCTTCCCCGACACCCCTCACACGACAAACGCCTTCTATCTCAGCGAGTGGGAGCGGCAGCGCGCCCGCGAGcgcatcgaggaggagggccgcaAGCCCGTCGGCAAGATGAACTggtccgtcgtcgcccgcgtCTTCGGCTCGTGGCAGGTCTACGCCTTCACGGCGGCCTACTGCTTCTGGACCCTCACCTGCGGCTCCTACATCATCCAGTACTTCACCCTGTACCTCAAGTCGACCAAGATGTACACGGTGCCCGAGATCAACAACATCCCGACctgcgtcggcgccgtcaactTCGTCTTCATGGTCTCGACCGGCTACGTCTCGGACAAGatcggccgccgcgggcccgtctgcttcgccgtcggctgCCTGCTGACCTTTGTCTACGCCGTGCTGGCCGCCTGGACGGTGCCGCACACGCTGcgcgtcgccgtcttcgtgcTCGCCGGCTGCTACGGCTGCTACACGCCCCTGCTGGCCGGCTGGACCAACGaggcctgcggcggcgaccagcaGAAGCGCGCCTTCGTGCTCGGCTTCATGGTCTCGgtcggccaggccgtcgtcatcccCTTCCAGCAGCTGCAGATGCCGAGCGGCCAGGCGCCGGCCTTTGCCAAAACCCACGGCTGGGAGAGCGCgctcgccttcgtcgtcgccctgacCGTCTGGACGGGCGTCGGACTGCCGTTCCTGCAGAAGTGGCGGGAGTCCAAGGTCCAGGTCGGCACGCACGagagcgacagcgacgaggcTTGA
- a CDS encoding Proline iminopeptidase, whose product MVDFVDINGARLAYRIAGPENAPLMITLHGGRGMGDHRSDFRIYSRLSDKIRVLSFDYRGHGRSSLTKPYTFEQIVDDVEGVRRHFAGDDRVIICGGSFGGFLAQHYAIKYASRVSHLILRGTAPSHHHEAGAIKTLAERIHKVPSFSVDMLKNKVFGAYESDREFQLVYFAMMPLYRETFDPDAALKSNLDGVYVAESHNDLYSEKEKYFDYTDRLPQITAKTLVVVGDKDWICPPENSRLIAERIPGAELVLVEGANHGVHAEKPDLVLGRIREHLGI is encoded by the exons ATGGTCGACTTTGTAGACATTAACGGCGCTCGCCTGGCGTACCGCATCGCCGGTCCCGAGAACGCGCCTCTCATGATCACGCTCCATGGGGGCAGAGGAATGG GCGACCACCGGTCCGACTTCAGGATCTACAGCCGGCTCAGCGACAAGATCCGGGTGCTGTCGTTCGACTAccgcggccacggccggAGCTCGCTGACCAAGCCCTACACCTTTGAGCagatcgtcgacgacgtcgagggcgtgcggcggcacttcgccggcgacgaccgGGTCATCAtctgcggcggcagcttcgGCGGGTTCCTGGCCCAGCACTACGCCATCAAGTACGCCTCGCGCGTCTCGCACCTGATTCTCCGAGGCACCGCGCCCTCGCACCACC acgaggccggcgccatcAAGACGCTGGCGGAGAGGATCCACAAGGTGCCCAGCTTCTCCGTCGACATGCTGAAGAACAAGGTCTTTGGGGCGTACGAGAGCGACCGCGAGTTCCAGCTCGTCTACTTTGCCATGATGCCGCTGTACAGGGAGACGTTCGACCCCGACGCGGCGCTGAAGAGCAACCTCGACGGGGTGTACGTTGCCGAGTCGCACA ACGACCTCTACTCGGAGAAGGAAAAGTACTTTGATTACACGGACCGGTTGCCGCAGATCACGGCCAAGACGCTGGTCGTTGTCGGCGACAAGGACTGGATTTGCCCTCCTG AAAACTCCAGGTTGATTGCCGAACGGATTCCTGGGGCCGAGTTGGTGCTGGTCGAAGGCGCCAACCACGGGGTTCATGCTGAGAAGCCGGACTTGGTTCTCGGCAGGATTCGGGAGCACTTGGGCATCTAA
- a CDS encoding Cutinase → MKTAAVTTALLAALAAASPIEVRQASGCKAFTVLFARGTTEIGALGSVVGPGLQRAVQSALGANAVTVEGVSYPADIGGIMAETTGTGPGSTAMTNQANQWLSKCPQTKLILTGYSQGGMVVHNAGKKLNGKGVVAAVTFGDPFKGQGVAGVPTGKFKSFCAAGDTVCAAGGCASAGGCGSTSAAGHIGYGSDTNAAGAFIKSAVA, encoded by the coding sequence ATGaagaccgccgccgtcaccaccgccctcctcgccgccctcgcggccgcCAGCCCCATCGAGGTCCGCCAGGCGTCCGGCTGCAAGGCCTTCACGGTGCTCTTCGCCCGCGGCACCACCGAGATCGGCGCCCTCGGAAGCGTCGTCGGCCCGGGCCTGCAGAGGGCCGTCCAGTCGGCGCTCGGCGCCAACGCCGTGacggtcgagggcgtcagCTACCCGGCcgacatcggcggcatcatgGCCGAGACGACGGGCACGGGGCCCGGCAGCACAGCCATGACCAACCAGGCCAACCAGTGGCTGAGCAAGTGCCCGCAGACGAAGCTCATCCTCACGGGCTACAGCCAGGGCGGCATGGTCGTCCACAACGCcggcaagaagctcaacggcaagggcgtcgtcgccgccgtcaccttcGGGGACCCCTTCAAGGGCCAGGGCGTGGCCGGCGTGCCCACGGGCAAGTTCAAGAGCTtctgcgccgccggcgataccgtctgcgccgccggcgggtGTGCCAGCGCCGGAGGCTGCGGGAGCACGAGCGCGGCTGGCCACATCGGGTACGGGTCCGATACCAACGCTGCCGGTGCCTTTATCAAGTCTGCGGTGGCCTAG
- a CDS encoding Fungal specific transcription factor domain-containing protein, translated as MAPEPIRSNIHRFRVRQPSPSASSSPALRRSASPPAVRYPPPPLPPPPPALTPVIGPPPTPGPPSGTAPDVSVSVSSSLSLSSSSPSSAAMATLSAGPVPANSASIPPTLPSPAGGSNNSVTLSASSSSSATAAAAAAPSPKAVRDIPACDRCRSFKKKCSRTFPVCTLCANAGHRCSFSTPAASTAAQTHHLRARIEWLSRFINENLSVPGVPGVEAVDTGTDLASLLGSSPAAAATPTILGGSSSAGGAGVITTAVGHPLDMNPTTPANVNGATPGSGSMSVGSNRGEPRDTFAVHQQQHHQQHQHQQQQSHGASGPGIFDNSESPSTRGNDHMRALLQPGPPEPGRILGIEGLRDGHGHGHGHHAGGGSDGVGSGFTSSSLPRDAIARRFVDAYFRNVNRAYPFVNRARVLRDLESLGESTKRRRDAGSTLLYLVMAIGCTTLQRAGQIPNDTASKFDVAYADIIQECLAREDLESIQILVLVALYSLFDPHKGISTWSVAGIVSRQAMLLGLSRRASEDKTLSAMEIELRHRLFWSIYVLDRMMAISLGLPVALVDDNVDVPLPGLTIEEFASPDRQHFASILQTNRHVIQLRQLEDRILKQIHTRRQADVAALSQADRRAIVQSIRADIENWYSNGCLVSPLEPDNVPIHNSVTWLSARYYHLLLLLHYPCHFNSSSGPGFGSPIVSAVELLRFAQKHLQSTSVLLQQRQLPLNRVTLCRLFPVGLVLVHSFIACAAECTSFSARDEVAVVVSILEAFPEGWAQARQAAHVFRQFMGLVSGVPNNGYTTLHFPSGGNVYGGGGGGGGGVGQVTSTSSASTSSSRESYQAMVRPIITGLVALMQEVLGRSTCYAFHEFPDDCGGQPSAPAGFRGQTAFSPTGPTRHSASVGNDEPSMDYGWGSLELGFL; from the coding sequence ATGGCCCCCGAGCCCATCAGGTCCAACATTCACCGCTTCCGCGTTCGACAGCCGTCCCCATCggcttcctcctcgccggccctGCGCCGCTCGGCCTCTCCTCCCGCCGTGCGCtacccgccgccgccgctgccgccgccgccaccggcccTGACGCCCGTCATAGGACCCCCGCCAACCCCGGGACCGCCGTCGGGTACCGCCCCGGAtgtctcggtctcggtctcgtcctcgttatcgttgtcgtcctcctctccctcctcggcggccatggcAACACTCTCGGCGGGCCCAGTCCCGGCAAATTCGGCTTCGATCCCGCCCACGCTGCCGAGCCCCGCCGGGGGTTCAAACAACTCCGTGACGCTCTcagcttcctcttcctcctccgccaccgccgccgccgccgccgccccgtcgcCCAAGGCCGTCCGCGACATCCCCGCCTGCGACCGCTGCCGCAGCTTCAAGAAGAAGTGCAGCCGGACGTTCCCCGTGTGCACCCTCTGCGCCAACGCGGGCCACCGctgctccttctcgacgcccgccgcctccaccgccgcccagacGCACCACCTGCGCGCCCGCATCGAGTGGCTGTCGCGCTTCATCAACGAGAACCTCTCCGTCCCCGGCGTcccgggcgtcgaggccgtcgacacGGGGACGGACCTCGCCTCCCTGCTGggttcctcgccggcggctgccGCTACCCCGACGAttcttggtggtagtagtagtgctggtggtgctggtgttATTACTACTGCCGTAGGACACCCGCTGGACATGaacccgacgacgccggccaaCGTCAACGGCGCCACGCCCGGGTCCGGGTCCATGAGCGTCGGGAGCAACCGTGGCGAGCCGAGGGACACCTTTGCCGTacaccaacagcagcatcaccagcagcaccaacaccagcagcagcagtcacACGGAGCATCGGGCCCCGGCATCTTTGACAACTCGGAATCTCCATCGACGAGAGGCAACGACCACATGCGGGCCCTGCTCCAGCCGGGACCGCCGGAACCCGGCCGGATCCTCGGCATCGAAGGCCTCCGtgacggccacggccacggccacggccatcatgccggcggcggcagcgacggcgtcggcagcggctTCACGTCCTCGAGCCTACCCCGGGACGCCATCGCCCGGCGCTTCGTCGACGCCTACTTCCGCAACGTCAACCGCGCGTACCCCTTCGTCAACCGCGCGCGGGTCCTGCGCGACCTCGAGTCCCTCGGCGAGTCGACCAAGCGCCGGCGCGACGCCGGGTCGACGCTGCTCTACCTCGTCATGGCCATCGGCTGCACGACGCTGCAGCGCGCCGGGCAGATCCCCAACGACACGGCGTCCAAGTTCGACGTCGCCTACGCCGACATCATCCAGGAGTGCCTGGCGCGCGAGGACCTCGAGTCGATCCAGATCCTCGTGCTCGTCGCGCTCTACTCCCTCTTCGACCCCCACAAGGGCATCTCGACCTGGtccgtcgccggcatcgtctcGCGCCAGGCCATGCTGCTCGGCCTCAGCCGCCGCGCGTCCGAGGACAAGACGCTCTCGGCCATGGAGATCGAGCTGCGCCACCGCCTGTTCTGGAGCATCTACGTGCTCGACCGCATGATGGCCATCTCGCTCGGCCTgcccgtcgccctcgtcgacgacaacgtcGACGTGCCCCTGCCGGGCCTCACCATCGAGGAGTTCGCCTCCCCGGACCGCCAGCACTTCGCCTCCATCCTGCAGACGAACCGCCACGTCATCCAGCTgcgccagctcgaggaccgCATCCTCAAGCAGATCCACACCCGCAGGcaggccgacgtcgccgccctctcccAGGCCGACCGCCGCGCCATCGTCCAGAGCATCCGCGCCGACATTGAGAACTGGTACAGCAACGGCTGCCTCGTCTCGCCCCTCGAGCCGGACAACGTGCCCATCCACAACTCCGTCACCTGGCTCAGCGCCCGCTACTACCacctcctgctgctcctccacTACCCCTGCCACTTCAACTCCTCTTCCGGGCCCGGCTTCGGCTCCCCCATCGTCtccgccgtcgagctcctccgctTCGCCCAGAAGCACCTGCAGTCCACCTCGGTCCTCCTGCAGCAGCGCCAGCTGCCCCTGAACCGCGTCACCCTGTGCCGCCTGTTccccgtcggcctcgtcctcgtccacaGCTTCAtcgcctgcgccgccgagtgcacctccttctccgcccgcgacgaggtcgccgtcgtcgtgagCATCCTCGAGGCCTTCCCCGAGGGCTGGGCCCAGGCCCGCCAGGCCGCCCACGTCTTCCGCCAGTTCATGGGCCTCGTCTCGGGCGTGCCCAACAACGGCTACACGACGCTGCACTTCCCGAGCGGCGGGAACGTCtacggcggtggtggtggcggtggcggaggtGTGGGCCAGGTAACCTCGActtcatcggcgtcgacgtcgtcctctAGAGAATCGTACCAGGCCATGGTCCGGCCCATCATCACGGGGCTCGTCGCGCTGATGCAGGAGGTGCTCGGCCGGTCGACTTGCTACGCGTTCCACGAGTTCCCGGACGACTGCGGCGGCcagccctcggcgccggcgggcttCCGGGGCCAGACGGCGTTCTCCCCGACGGGGCCAACGCGGCACTCGGCGTCCGTCGGAAACGACGAGCCGTCCATGGACTACGGATGGGGCTCGTTGGAGCTGGGGTTTCTCTGA
- a CDS encoding Proline racemase has translation MSVPSFIRPLVGSEIRTVEMHTSGEPARIVYAGYPGIPGTLLEQRSLARSRLDHVRRSIVYEPRGHRDMYAAVLRPHTELVDEGRAHMGALFLTHEGYGVMCGHATIALGRFLVDCDDETVFPRRRDLEFDEERKQVEVRLHAPVGLVRVTVPTVMVDGVWRTDTSRLITFLSVPTLATAIDLSVSIPPSMRWAELGGGGAQVTVDVGFGGAFYAVVRASALGFPASLAKPDVERLSNAAKRLKQAFNASPDLRARLRNPDDGDPQYVYGVMVTDAGSGDEAPAVPGSGGAETGLYFFGDQQIDRSPTGSVVQARVALAVAKGERKMGESWTYHSLVSRAVGGYRSAFVGTPVDEVEVNGSKAWRVEVSGRAFYVGSSTFVAEEEDDVGRGFSFQSLGLGS, from the exons ATGAGCGTCCCTTCCTTCATTCGGCCCCTTGTGGGCTCCGAGATACGGACCGTCGAAATGCACACTTCGGGCGAGCCGGCGCGCATCGTGTACGCCGGATACCCCGGAATCCC CGGCACGCTTCTGGAACAGCGCTCGCTGGCCCGCTCCCGACTCGACCACGTCCGCCGCAGCATCGTCTACGAGCCGCGCGGCCACCGGGACATGTACGCCGCCGTCTTGAGACCGCACACGGAGCTGGTGGACGAGGGGAGGGCGCACATGGGCGCTCTGTTCCTGACGCACGAGGggtacggcgtcatgtgcgGCCACGCcaccatcgccctcggcaggttcctcgtcgactgcgacgacgagaccGTCTTCCCGCGGCGCAGGGATCTCGAgttcgacgaggagaggaagcaggtcgaggtccgCCTTCATGCCCCCGTGGGGCTCGTTCGGGTAACGGTCCCGACCGTCATGGTGGACGGGGTTTGGAGGACGGACACCAGCCGTCTAATCACGTTCCTCTCCGTGCCCacgttggcgacggcgataGACCTCTCCGTCTCGATCCCGCCAAGCATGCGGTGGGCCGagttgggcggcggcggtgcacAGGTGacggtcgacgtcggcttcggcggcgcgttctacgccgtcgtccgcgccTCCGCGCTGGGGTTCCCTGCTTCACTCGCGAAGCCCGACGTCGAGAGGCTGAGCAACGCCGCCAAGAGGTTAAAACAGGCGTTCAACGCTTCTCCCGACCTACGGGCCCGTCTGCGCAACCCGGACGACGGTGATCCGCAATACGTgtacggcgtcatggtcACGGACGCGGGCAGCGGCGATGAAGCCCCCGCGGTGCCGGGCAGCGGGGGCGCGGAGACGGGGCTGTACTTCTTTGGCGATCAGCAGATCGACCGGAGCCCGACCGGCTCCGTCGTGCAGGCGAGGGTGGCCCTGGCCGTGGCCAAGGGCGAGAGGAAGATGGGGGAGTCGTGGACGTATCACAGCCTGGTCTCGAGGGCTGTCGGGGGCTACAGGAGCGCCTTTGTCGGCACGCCggtggacgaggtcgaggttaACGGGAGCAAGGCGTGGAGGGTCGAGGTCAGCGGCAGGGCCTTTTACGTCGGGTCGAGTACGTTTgtggcggaagaggaggacgatgtcggCAGGGGGTTTTCGTTCCAGTCGTTGGGCCTTGGAAGCTGA